In the Desulfuromonas sp. DDH964 genome, CTGGCCACGGTGGTGATGGCATTTCTGGCCGGCTGTGCCGTCCCGGCGCCTGCCCCGGAAAAACAGTTCACCCTGGCCACCCAGTCGATTGCCGAGGCGGAAACTTCGGGCGCCACAGAGTTCGCCCCGGTCGAACTTAAATCGGCCCGGGACAAGCTGAGCCAGGCCAAGCTTGCCATGGGCCGGGAAGAAAACCTCCAGGCCGGGCGGCTCGCCGATGAAGCCATGGCCGACGCCAACTTGGCGGAAGCCAAGGCGCGCTCCGCCAAGTCG is a window encoding:
- a CDS encoding DUF4398 domain-containing protein — protein: MKMKIRMLRNASLATVVMAFLAGCAVPAPAPEKQFTLATQSIAEAETSGATEFAPVELKSARDKLSQAKLAMGREENLQAGRLADEAMADANLAEAKARSAKSQKVVAELQESIRVLREEMRR